The following proteins come from a genomic window of Mariniflexile sp. TRM1-10:
- a CDS encoding (Fe-S)-binding protein, whose translation MSELLKVPTMAEFMAEGKQPEVLFWVGCAGSFDDRAKKITKAFVKLLTKAKVEFAVLGTEESCTGDPAKRAGNEFLFQMQAVTNIEVLNAYEVKKIVTACPHCFNTIKNEYPELGGNYEVMHHTQFLKTLLDDGRLKIEGGQFKGKRITFHDPCYLGRANNVYEAPRELIQKLEAELVEMKNCKRTGLCCGAGGAQMFKEPEKGNKDVNVERTEQALETQPEIIAAGCPFCNTMMTDGVKAKEKEQDVAIMDIAELIANAQDL comes from the coding sequence ATGAGCGAATTACTAAAAGTGCCAACCATGGCAGAATTTATGGCAGAAGGCAAACAGCCTGAAGTATTGTTTTGGGTTGGTTGCGCAGGAAGTTTTGACGATAGAGCAAAAAAGATAACCAAAGCTTTTGTTAAACTATTAACCAAAGCCAAAGTAGAATTTGCTGTACTTGGAACCGAAGAAAGTTGTACGGGTGATCCCGCAAAACGTGCAGGAAACGAATTTTTGTTTCAAATGCAAGCCGTAACTAACATAGAGGTCTTAAATGCTTATGAAGTTAAGAAAATAGTCACCGCATGCCCACATTGTTTCAACACCATAAAAAATGAATACCCAGAATTAGGTGGAAACTATGAGGTGATGCACCATACGCAGTTTTTAAAAACCTTATTAGACGATGGACGTTTAAAAATTGAAGGCGGTCAGTTTAAAGGAAAACGCATCACATTTCACGATCCATGTTATTTAGGTCGTGCCAATAATGTATATGAAGCACCACGCGAATTAATTCAGAAATTAGAAGCAGAGTTGGTGGAAATGAAAAACTGCAAGCGTACCGGATTGTGTTGCGGTGCAGGGGGCGCTCAAATGTTTAAAGAACCAGAAAAAGGCAATAAAGACGTTAATGTAGAACGTACCGAACAAGCTTTGGAAACCCAACCTGAAATAATTGCAGCAGGTTGTCCGTTCTGTAATACCATGATGACCGATGGTGTAAAAGCCAAAGAAAAAGAACAAGATGTTGCCATTATGGATATTGCGGAGTTAATTGCTAATGCCCAAGATTTGTAG
- a CDS encoding ABC transporter ATPase, translating to MLVDFNTLPEESRVWIYQANRSFSEQELEEIQAKLNIFIENWTAHGSDLQSGYLIKYNRFIVIGLNQKMNTASGCSIDASVRFIQQLEKEYKVDLMDKMNVSYKQGDFVAYKTLLDFKQMAKDKAISKNTIVFNNLVTNIAEFKENWEVPASESWHSRFIK from the coding sequence ATGTTAGTAGATTTTAATACATTACCAGAAGAATCACGCGTTTGGATTTACCAAGCAAACCGTTCATTTTCAGAACAAGAGCTTGAGGAAATTCAAGCTAAACTAAATATATTTATTGAAAACTGGACGGCACATGGGAGTGATTTGCAATCGGGTTATCTCATTAAATATAACCGATTCATAGTGATTGGTTTAAACCAAAAAATGAATACAGCTTCAGGTTGTTCCATAGATGCATCAGTTCGTTTTATTCAGCAGCTAGAAAAAGAATACAAGGTCGATTTAATGGATAAAATGAATGTGTCTTACAAACAAGGAGACTTTGTAGCGTACAAAACACTTTTAGACTTTAAACAAATGGCAAAAGATAAAGCTATTTCTAAAAACACCATTGTTTTTAACAATTTGGTTACCAATATTGCAGAGTTTAAAGAAAACTGGGAAGTACCAGCAAGTGAGAGTTGGCATAGCCGCTTTATTAAATAG
- the serB gene encoding phosphoserine phosphatase SerB, whose product MANEIILLNISGPDKPGLTSSLTSVLAEYNAKVLDIGQANIHDTLSLGILFEIQSGPNSAAVLKDLLFKSYELGIKAKFTPITLENYEKWVRLQGKDRYIVTILGEKLAAEQISKVTQVISEKNLNIDSIKRLTGRISLTKEEEYPRACIELSIRGQIADKTEFTKKFMEISMDLDVDIAFQEDNIFRRNRRLVCFDMDSTLIQAEVIDKLAELAGVGDEVKAITESAMQGEIDFKESFVRRMKLLKGLSEDVLHDVAVNLPLTKGAKRLIDTLKSYGFKTAILSGGFTYFGHYLQKELGIDYVYANQLEIKDGLLTGGYIGDIVDGNKKAEYLKELAQKEGIDIDQTIAVGDGANDLPMLNLAGLGIAFHAKPTVKDNAQSSISSIGLDGVLYLLGYHDRHIDLIE is encoded by the coding sequence ATGGCTAATGAAATTATCCTATTAAATATTTCTGGACCGGATAAACCAGGATTAACCTCTAGTTTAACAAGTGTTTTGGCTGAATATAATGCCAAAGTGTTAGATATTGGGCAAGCAAATATTCACGATACATTGTCTTTAGGTATATTGTTTGAAATTCAATCGGGACCTAATTCAGCAGCCGTATTAAAAGATTTACTTTTTAAATCCTACGAACTTGGTATTAAAGCGAAGTTTACACCAATTACGCTCGAAAATTATGAAAAATGGGTAAGACTTCAAGGTAAAGACCGTTACATCGTTACTATTTTAGGAGAAAAACTTGCTGCTGAACAAATATCAAAAGTGACTCAAGTCATTTCAGAAAAGAACTTAAATATAGATTCTATAAAAAGGCTAACAGGCAGAATATCACTTACTAAAGAAGAAGAATATCCACGAGCTTGTATTGAGTTATCTATTAGAGGACAAATAGCTGATAAAACGGAATTTACCAAAAAATTCATGGAAATCTCAATGGATTTAGATGTTGATATCGCCTTTCAAGAGGATAATATTTTCAGACGAAACAGGCGTTTGGTTTGTTTCGATATGGATTCTACACTTATACAGGCCGAAGTTATTGATAAACTTGCAGAATTGGCAGGTGTTGGCGACGAAGTAAAAGCCATAACAGAATCGGCTATGCAGGGTGAAATAGACTTTAAAGAAAGTTTTGTTAGACGCATGAAGCTTTTAAAAGGTTTGAGCGAGGATGTACTTCACGATGTTGCCGTTAATTTACCATTAACAAAAGGAGCAAAAAGACTTATAGATACCTTAAAAAGCTATGGCTTTAAAACAGCCATTTTATCGGGTGGATTCACTTATTTTGGGCACTATTTACAAAAGGAGTTGGGTATAGATTATGTATATGCCAACCAATTGGAAATTAAAGATGGTCTTTTAACAGGTGGTTATATTGGTGACATAGTTGATGGGAATAAAAAAGCAGAATATCTTAAAGAACTAGCTCAAAAAGAGGGGATTGATATCGACCAAACCATTGCTGTGGGTGATGGTGCTAACGATTTGCCGATGCTTAACCTTGCAGGCTTAGGGATTGCTTTTCATGCAAAACCAACCGTTAAGGATAATGCCCAAAGCTCTATTTCAAGCATAGGGTTAGATGGGGTATTATATTTATTGGGTTACCACGACAGGCATATTGATTTAATTGAATAG
- a CDS encoding glycoside hydrolase family 3 N-terminal domain-containing protein, with the protein MRQILLVLVTLHISLSIFSQTIENPLAAKDIKGQQKWVDSIYNSMTLAEKVGQLYMVQVMSNQDQDAKNKIVELIRTHHIGGLIYSLGGPVRQAKLNNELQALSKVPLLIGMDAEWGLSMRLDSTYAFPWNMTLGAIKDNHLIEQTGKQIGEHCKRLGVHFNFAPVVDINTNPLNPIIGNRSFGEDRDNVTEKALAFMKGMQSAGVLANAKHFPGHGDTDQDSHKTLPTINFNKKRIDSIELYPYKKLITKGLSSVMVAHLKVPSLEPSGYPSSLSKHITTDILKETLGFKGLIFTDALTMKGAADFKEVGAIDLAAFKAGNDVMLMSEDVAVGISKIIEAYNNGEISEARLELSVKKILQAKYKVGLNNYEPVGLNDLPADLNRLKDDILYEELLENAITIVKNEARLVPLRQLEEKTIAYVKMGDDDGSVFLNELKKYTKVHHIEATMLDELKAKLQDYNTVVIGLHRSNQSPWKPYQFSEEELTWLYEIARTHKVILDVFVKPYVLSDLATIENIESIVVSYQNSKIAQEKSAQLIFGAIDAKGSLPVSIGTYFKVGDGIQNNAIQRLSYTVPERVGMDSKKLKKIDSLVLKAINGKMTPGIQLLVARKGKVIYNKSFGKHTYSGTQAVTFDDVYDVASLTKILATLPLLMELEEQGEVTLDTKLSKILPSYKKSNKSNITLKAMLSHYARLKPWEPFYAHTLDSVTKRPSEKYYRTERSERFNIEVAQNLYLRSDYPDSIQKIIKDSELLNKLQYRYSDFPYYILKKYIENYYDRTLDFLVQEHFYKSLGANYTMYNPYHKISNKKIVPTEVDDYYRFQEVHGYVHDMGAAMQNGIGGHAGIFSNANDVAKIMQMFLQKGYYGGKNYFKPETIDKFNTCYFCNKGNRRGIGFDKPQLDEDGPTCGCVSLNSFGHSGFTGTYAWADPEEEIVYVFLANRTYPIASHNLLLKENIRTDIQRLIYEAIID; encoded by the coding sequence ATGCGCCAAATCTTATTAGTACTAGTAACCCTACATATATCGCTTTCAATATTTAGCCAAACTATTGAAAATCCTTTAGCAGCAAAAGATATTAAAGGACAGCAAAAATGGGTCGATAGTATCTATAATTCCATGACTTTAGCCGAAAAAGTAGGGCAGTTGTACATGGTACAAGTCATGTCTAACCAAGATCAAGACGCTAAAAACAAGATCGTTGAGTTAATTAGAACGCATCATATAGGAGGGCTGATTTATTCTCTTGGAGGTCCTGTTAGACAAGCTAAATTAAATAACGAACTGCAAGCACTTTCAAAAGTACCATTGTTAATAGGAATGGATGCAGAATGGGGTTTAAGTATGCGTTTAGATTCTACCTATGCGTTCCCTTGGAATATGACACTTGGGGCTATCAAAGATAATCACTTAATAGAGCAAACAGGAAAACAAATTGGTGAGCATTGCAAGAGGCTTGGGGTTCATTTTAATTTTGCACCCGTGGTCGATATCAATACCAATCCGTTAAATCCCATTATTGGCAATCGGTCGTTTGGGGAAGACAGAGATAATGTAACCGAGAAAGCGTTGGCTTTTATGAAAGGTATGCAAAGCGCAGGTGTTTTGGCTAATGCAAAACATTTTCCAGGGCATGGCGATACCGACCAAGATTCACATAAAACCTTGCCAACTATTAATTTTAATAAAAAACGTATTGATTCCATTGAATTATATCCCTATAAAAAATTGATCACAAAAGGGCTTTCCAGTGTTATGGTAGCACATTTAAAAGTGCCCAGCTTAGAGCCATCGGGATATCCCTCTTCATTATCAAAACACATTACCACCGATATTTTAAAAGAAACCCTAGGATTTAAGGGACTCATATTTACCGATGCTTTAACCATGAAAGGTGCTGCCGATTTTAAGGAAGTCGGTGCCATAGATTTAGCGGCATTTAAAGCAGGAAATGATGTGATGCTCATGTCTGAAGACGTAGCTGTTGGTATTTCAAAAATTATAGAAGCTTATAACAATGGTGAAATTAGCGAAGCCCGGCTAGAACTTTCGGTTAAAAAAATTCTTCAAGCAAAATATAAAGTAGGCTTAAATAATTACGAACCTGTTGGTTTGAATGATTTACCGGCCGATTTAAATAGATTGAAGGATGATATTCTATATGAAGAACTTTTAGAAAACGCCATTACTATTGTTAAAAATGAAGCCCGTTTAGTACCACTTCGACAGCTTGAAGAAAAAACAATTGCTTATGTTAAAATGGGGGATGATGATGGGTCGGTATTTTTAAACGAACTAAAAAAATACACCAAAGTACACCACATAGAAGCTACAATGCTAGATGAGCTTAAGGCTAAGCTTCAGGATTATAACACGGTTGTAATTGGGCTGCACCGTTCAAATCAAAGTCCTTGGAAACCATATCAGTTTTCAGAAGAAGAACTAACATGGTTATATGAAATAGCGAGAACACATAAAGTCATTTTAGATGTTTTTGTAAAACCTTATGTGCTTTCAGATTTAGCAACCATTGAAAACATAGAAAGCATTGTGGTAAGCTATCAAAACAGCAAAATAGCCCAGGAAAAATCGGCACAACTTATATTTGGTGCTATTGATGCAAAAGGCAGTTTGCCAGTTTCTATTGGAACTTATTTTAAAGTAGGCGATGGTATCCAAAATAATGCCATACAACGTTTAAGTTATACGGTTCCGGAACGTGTTGGTATGGATTCAAAAAAATTAAAAAAGATAGATTCGTTAGTTCTAAAAGCTATAAATGGTAAAATGACTCCGGGCATTCAATTGTTAGTAGCTAGAAAAGGAAAAGTAATCTACAATAAAAGCTTTGGCAAGCACACGTATTCAGGAACACAAGCGGTTACATTTGATGATGTTTATGATGTGGCATCACTAACCAAAATACTGGCGACTTTACCATTGCTTATGGAATTGGAAGAGCAAGGCGAGGTTACTTTAGATACGAAGCTTTCTAAAATATTACCTAGCTATAAAAAATCAAACAAATCAAATATTACCTTAAAAGCAATGTTGTCCCATTATGCCCGACTAAAGCCATGGGAACCGTTTTATGCTCATACTTTAGACAGTGTTACGAAACGCCCAAGTGAAAAATATTATAGAACAGAGCGTAGTGAGAGGTTTAATATTGAAGTCGCTCAAAATTTATATTTACGCTCAGATTATCCGGACTCTATACAAAAAATTATTAAAGACTCAGAATTGTTAAACAAGCTTCAATACAGGTATAGTGATTTTCCTTATTATATTTTAAAGAAATATATTGAGAATTATTACGACAGAACCTTAGATTTTCTTGTGCAGGAACATTTTTATAAATCTTTAGGAGCCAACTATACCATGTATAATCCGTATCATAAAATAAGTAATAAAAAAATCGTTCCAACAGAAGTTGATGATTATTACAGGTTTCAAGAAGTGCATGGATATGTACACGATATGGGAGCGGCTATGCAAAACGGAATTGGTGGGCATGCTGGTATATTTAGTAATGCCAACGATGTCGCCAAAATTATGCAAATGTTTTTGCAAAAAGGCTATTATGGAGGAAAGAATTATTTTAAACCGGAAACAATCGATAAGTTTAATACTTGTTATTTTTGCAATAAAGGAAACAGAAGAGGTATTGGGTTTGATAAGCCTCAATTAGATGAAGATGGGCCAACATGTGGTTGTGTGTCATTAAATAGTTTTGGGCATTCAGGTTTTACAGGAACCTATGCTTGGGCAGATCCCGAAGAAGAGATTGTTTACGTGTTTTTAGCCAACAGAACATATCCTATTGCTTCACACAATTTGCTCTTAAAGGAAAACATTCGAACAGATATACAACGCTTGATTTATGAAGCGATAATTGATTAA
- the bshA gene encoding N-acetyl-alpha-D-glucosaminyl L-malate synthase BshA, with protein sequence MKIGIVCYPTFGGSGVVATELGLELSKRGHEIHFITYNQPVRLELLSNDVHYHEVNVPEYPLFHYQPYELALSSKLVDMVKLHKIEILHVHYAIPHAYAAYMAKKMLQEDGIYIPIVTTLHGTDITLVGSHPFYKPAVTFSINKSDAVTAVSQSLKDDTLRLFDIKNKIHVVSNFIDLDKYNNVFTDCQRGMMAKEDEKIITHISNLRPVKRSQDVISVFYNIQKEMPAKLMLIGEGPEREHIELRCQELGILDKVIFFGRSNEIDKILCFSDLFLLPSQTESFGLAALEAMASSVPVISSNTGGIPEVNVHGVSGFLSDVGDIADMTKNAIYILSDKERLATFKKNARKIAEKYDLHTIVPQYEAIYQDTLAKCLVL encoded by the coding sequence ATGAAAATAGGCATAGTATGTTATCCAACTTTTGGGGGTAGCGGGGTAGTTGCTACCGAGTTAGGTTTAGAGCTTTCTAAACGAGGTCATGAAATTCATTTTATCACATATAATCAACCCGTACGTTTAGAGTTGTTAAGTAATGATGTGCATTATCATGAAGTGAATGTTCCGGAATATCCGCTGTTTCATTACCAACCTTATGAGTTAGCTTTATCAAGTAAATTAGTTGATATGGTAAAACTACATAAAATTGAAATTTTGCATGTGCATTATGCTATTCCGCATGCCTATGCTGCATACATGGCTAAAAAAATGTTGCAAGAAGATGGTATTTACATACCTATTGTTACCACTTTGCACGGAACCGATATTACGCTTGTTGGCAGCCATCCGTTTTATAAGCCAGCGGTGACTTTCAGTATTAATAAATCGGATGCAGTAACTGCAGTATCACAAAGTTTAAAAGATGATACGTTGCGTTTGTTTGATATAAAAAATAAGATCCATGTCGTATCTAACTTTATCGATTTAGACAAATATAATAACGTGTTTACCGATTGCCAACGTGGAATGATGGCGAAAGAAGACGAAAAAATAATCACACATATTAGTAATTTACGACCTGTAAAGCGTTCACAAGATGTTATTAGTGTGTTTTATAATATTCAAAAAGAAATGCCCGCAAAATTGATGCTTATTGGCGAAGGGCCAGAACGAGAGCACATAGAATTGCGTTGTCAAGAATTAGGTATTTTAGATAAAGTTATTTTCTTTGGAAGAAGTAATGAGATTGATAAAATATTATGCTTCAGTGATTTGTTTTTATTACCATCACAAACAGAAAGTTTTGGATTGGCAGCTTTAGAAGCCATGGCATCGAGTGTGCCTGTTATTTCAAGCAACACAGGAGGCATTCCAGAAGTTAATGTGCATGGTGTATCGGGATTCTTAAGCGATGTAGGCGATATTGCCGATATGACTAAGAACGCCATCTACATTTTAAGTGACAAAGAGCGTTTAGCAACTTTTAAAAAGAATGCTAGAAAAATCGCTGAAAAATACGATTTACATACCATTGTACCACAATACGAAGCCATTTATCAAGATACTTTGGCTAAGTGTCTGGTGTTATAA
- a CDS encoding FAD-binding and (Fe-S)-binding domain-containing protein, whose protein sequence is MTLTSHLQTLSEKLSGELFYDDLIKSIYATDASVFRKLPLAVAYPKNNDDIKQLIQFAEAHKTSLIPRTAGTSLAGQCVGDGIVVDVSKYFTKILNVNEKEQTVTVQPGVVRDALNNYLRPFGLWFSPNTSTSNRCMIGGMVGNNSSGTTSIQFGVTRDKVIEMHTILSDGSDVVFNEISSEAFQNKITLNTLEGVIYKTIYSELKSETVQNQIIENYPKPEIHRRNTGYAIDELIKSEVFSNTSEKFNMCKLLSGSEGTLAFTTQITLKLDKLPPQEAVMVAAHFSSIEMCLNAVEMVMNHNLYTCEMMDKTILDCTKHNKTQQENRSFIEGDPKAILMCEVRAFTKQDVDVLAKNLVKAIEASGLSYAFPILEGDEINKANNLRSAGLGLLGNIIGDKKSAPCIEDTAVTLPDLANYISEFSMLMKSYNQEAIYYAHAGAGELHLRPILNLKKSEDVVLFRKITTDVAHLVKKYGGSMSGEHGDGIVRAEFIPLMIGEANYQILKRIKAAFDAHNIFNPGKIVDAFPMDESLRYVSDRVEPQIETMLDFSHSQGILREAEKCNGSGDCRKLPEFGGTMCPSYRATRNEKDTTRARANALREFLTNSNKANKFDHEELKVVFDLCLSCKACASECPSSVDVASLKAEFLYQYQKENGVSLRTKLFAYNNTLNRYGSMVPKLTNFMFSNSFTASILKKSFGIAKERHLPLISNKSLSNQFQNIQKQKVIKKYIKTVYLFNDEFLNYLDTPIGVDAIQLLTALNYEVKMVENAESGRTFLSKGLLEQAKDLANKNVAIFKDLITEKTPLIGIEPSAILTFKDEYLRLADDKASAEKIAKHTFLIEEFIQQEIKLGHIKSEQFTSEAKTIKFHGHCHQKSFSNQLSSFDVLNLPINYRVTIIPSGCCGMAGSFGYEKEHYEVSMQVGEQTLFPAVRNALKEVVISANGTSCRHQIKDGTQREAKHPITVLREALV, encoded by the coding sequence ATGACCTTAACATCACATTTACAGACATTAAGCGAAAAACTTTCTGGAGAATTATTTTATGATGACTTAATAAAATCCATTTACGCTACCGATGCCTCTGTATTTAGAAAGCTGCCATTGGCCGTTGCATATCCTAAAAACAATGATGATATCAAACAGCTTATTCAGTTTGCTGAAGCACATAAAACATCGCTCATACCAAGAACAGCAGGTACATCGCTTGCTGGCCAGTGTGTTGGAGATGGTATCGTAGTGGATGTATCAAAATACTTCACTAAAATATTAAATGTAAATGAAAAGGAGCAAACCGTTACAGTACAACCAGGTGTGGTTCGCGATGCCTTGAATAATTATTTAAGGCCATTTGGATTGTGGTTTAGCCCGAATACATCAACATCCAATAGATGTATGATTGGTGGGATGGTTGGCAACAACTCATCAGGTACAACATCCATTCAGTTTGGTGTAACGCGCGATAAAGTGATTGAAATGCATACCATTTTAAGTGATGGTAGCGACGTTGTATTTAATGAGATTTCTTCGGAAGCATTTCAAAATAAAATAACATTAAATACTTTGGAAGGTGTTATTTATAAAACCATTTATTCAGAATTAAAGTCGGAAACGGTTCAAAATCAAATCATTGAAAACTATCCAAAACCAGAAATACACAGAAGAAATACGGGTTATGCTATTGATGAATTGATAAAATCAGAGGTGTTTTCAAATACTTCTGAAAAGTTTAATATGTGCAAACTCCTTTCAGGAAGCGAAGGTACTTTGGCCTTTACAACACAAATTACTTTAAAATTAGACAAACTTCCGCCACAAGAAGCCGTTATGGTTGCGGCACATTTTAGTAGTATAGAAATGTGTCTAAATGCTGTTGAAATGGTGATGAATCATAATTTGTACACCTGCGAAATGATGGATAAAACCATTTTGGATTGTACAAAGCACAACAAAACCCAACAAGAAAATAGAAGTTTTATCGAGGGTGACCCTAAGGCTATTTTGATGTGTGAAGTGAGAGCATTTACAAAACAAGACGTCGATGTTTTAGCCAAAAATTTAGTAAAGGCTATTGAAGCTTCTGGGCTCAGTTATGCCTTTCCTATATTGGAAGGAGATGAGATAAACAAAGCAAATAACTTGCGTAGTGCCGGATTGGGCTTGTTAGGGAATATTATTGGGGATAAAAAATCGGCACCATGTATTGAAGATACCGCTGTAACCTTACCCGATTTAGCCAATTATATTTCGGAGTTTTCGATGTTAATGAAAAGCTATAACCAGGAAGCCATTTATTATGCACATGCTGGTGCTGGTGAGCTGCATTTACGCCCCATTTTAAACCTTAAAAAGTCTGAAGATGTGGTGTTGTTTAGAAAAATAACTACCGATGTAGCACATTTGGTAAAAAAATACGGTGGCTCTATGAGTGGGGAACATGGCGATGGTATTGTAAGAGCTGAATTTATTCCGTTAATGATTGGTGAGGCAAATTATCAAATTTTAAAGCGAATAAAAGCAGCTTTTGATGCGCATAACATCTTCAATCCAGGGAAAATTGTGGATGCTTTTCCTATGGATGAATCGTTGAGATATGTTTCTGATAGAGTGGAGCCCCAAATAGAAACCATGCTTGATTTTTCACATTCACAAGGCATTTTACGTGAAGCTGAAAAGTGTAATGGTTCTGGCGATTGTAGAAAATTACCGGAATTTGGTGGTACCATGTGTCCAAGTTACCGTGCTACCAGAAACGAAAAAGATACAACACGCGCCAGAGCCAATGCTTTACGTGAATTCTTAACAAATTCCAATAAGGCAAATAAGTTTGACCACGAAGAATTGAAAGTGGTTTTCGATTTGTGTTTAAGTTGCAAGGCGTGTGCTAGCGAATGCCCAAGTAGTGTAGATGTGGCGAGTCTAAAAGCGGAATTTTTGTATCAATATCAAAAGGAAAACGGTGTGTCTTTACGTACCAAATTGTTCGCTTACAATAACACGTTGAATCGTTATGGAAGTATGGTTCCAAAGCTGACAAACTTTATGTTTTCTAATAGTTTTACAGCCTCCATTTTAAAAAAATCGTTTGGGATTGCTAAAGAAAGACACTTGCCTTTAATTTCAAATAAAAGTTTAAGTAATCAATTTCAAAATATTCAAAAACAAAAGGTTATTAAAAAATATATAAAAACAGTCTACTTATTTAATGATGAGTTTTTAAATTATTTAGATACACCTATAGGTGTTGATGCCATTCAACTTTTAACAGCCTTAAATTACGAGGTTAAAATGGTTGAAAATGCCGAATCCGGACGTACCTTTTTATCAAAGGGTCTGTTAGAGCAAGCTAAGGATTTGGCCAATAAGAATGTTGCTATTTTTAAGGATTTAATTACTGAAAAAACACCATTGATAGGTATCGAACCATCAGCTATTTTAACTTTTAAGGACGAATATTTAAGGTTGGCAGATGATAAAGCTTCCGCAGAAAAAATTGCAAAACATACCTTTTTAATAGAAGAATTTATTCAGCAAGAAATCAAATTAGGCCATATTAAGTCTGAACAATTTACTTCGGAAGCAAAAACCATCAAGTTTCATGGGCATTGCCATCAAAAATCATTTAGCAATCAATTATCTAGTTTTGATGTTTTAAATTTGCCAATAAACTATAGAGTAACCATTATACCGAGTGGTTGCTGTGGTATGGCAGGAAGTTTTGGTTATGAAAAAGAACATTATGAAGTCAGTATGCAAGTTGGTGAACAAACGTTATTCCCTGCTGTTAGAAACGCATTAAAAGAGGTGGTAATTTCAGCCAATGGAACCAGTTGTAGGCATCAAATTAAAGACGGTACCCAGCGCGAAGCAAAACATCCTATTACTGTTTTACGGGAAGCGCTTGTTTAG
- a CDS encoding UDP-2,3-diacylglucosamine diphosphatase, with product MKIKRKIEIAVISDVHLGTYGCHAKHLLNYLNSIEPKKLILNGDIIDVWQFSKRYFPKSHLKIIKKIMSMSADGVEIVYITGNHDEMLRKFSGTSIGNISIVDKLVLELHGKKAWFFHGDVFDVSIQNAKWLAKLGGYGYDALTLLNRFVNWYLERRGKERYSLSKKVKNGVKGAIKYINDYEKVISDLAIENGYDYVVCGHIHQPKMEHIENKHGKTMYLNSGDWVENFTALEYQFKRWKIYSYNQDKLSPFSVDEEIEDMDIKDLIAAITIVEQHEKKSK from the coding sequence TTGAAAATTAAACGTAAAATAGAAATTGCCGTCATATCAGATGTACACTTGGGCACGTATGGATGCCATGCAAAACACTTGTTAAACTACTTAAATAGCATTGAGCCCAAAAAGCTTATTTTAAACGGTGATATCATCGATGTTTGGCAATTCAGCAAACGTTACTTTCCGAAATCGCATTTAAAAATTATAAAAAAGATTATGAGCATGTCTGCCGACGGTGTAGAAATCGTTTACATTACTGGGAATCATGACGAAATGCTTCGAAAATTTAGTGGTACTTCCATTGGGAATATCTCCATAGTAGATAAATTGGTTTTAGAATTACATGGTAAAAAAGCATGGTTTTTTCATGGCGATGTATTTGATGTGTCTATACAAAATGCCAAATGGCTTGCGAAATTAGGTGGCTATGGTTATGATGCATTAACCTTACTGAACCGCTTTGTCAACTGGTATTTAGAGCGTCGTGGAAAAGAACGTTACTCCTTATCAAAAAAAGTTAAAAATGGCGTAAAAGGAGCTATTAAATATATTAATGATTATGAAAAGGTTATTTCAGATTTAGCTATTGAAAACGGGTATGATTATGTGGTTTGCGGACATATACACCAACCAAAAATGGAACATATAGAAAATAAGCATGGCAAAACCATGTACTTGAATTCTGGTGATTGGGTTGAAAATTTTACCGCTTTAGAATACCAATTCAAACGCTGGAAAATTTATAGTTATAACCAAGACAAACTCTCCCCTTTTTCTGTTGATGAAGAAATAGAAGACATGGATATTAAAGATTTAATTGCAGCCATTACTATTGTAGAACAGCATGAAAAGAAATCCAAATAG